In Myxococcales bacterium, the following proteins share a genomic window:
- a CDS encoding citrate synthase, which translates to MSTAKLTYDGKEYPLPLIEGSEKERAIDVRKLRGETGLVTFDDGYGNTGSCKSAITFIDGDKGILRYRGYPIEEVAGRARFTEVCYLLIYGQRPSLEELATFRQKMTMHTLIHEDMKKFYEGYPPNAHPMAIMAAMVASLSSFYPDTEKDLDLNIIRILAKSKTLAAFAYKKSIGQPFVYPRNDMSWPANFLRMMFAVPAAEYEVPSAFEDAMNLLLILHADHEQNCSTSTMRMVGSSEANLYASLSAAICALWGPRHGGANQAVLEMLAQLQASGGDYKGFLDRVKSGDSKTRLMGFGHRIYKNFDPRAQLLKTAADRIFNELGIHDPLLDLAKNLEEIALKDEYFVQRKLYPNVDFYSGIIYRAMNIPTDMFTVMFTLGRIPGWIAHYMEQRNDPDGYRIHRPRQIYTGEVQRTFEDWGTRRL; encoded by the coding sequence ATGTCCACAGCCAAGCTCACTTACGACGGCAAAGAGTACCCACTCCCGTTGATCGAAGGTTCCGAGAAGGAAAGAGCGATCGACGTTCGAAAGCTGAGGGGAGAAACCGGCCTCGTCACCTTCGACGACGGCTACGGCAACACCGGCTCGTGCAAGAGCGCGATCACCTTCATCGACGGCGATAAAGGCATCCTGCGCTACCGCGGGTATCCGATCGAAGAAGTGGCGGGGCGTGCCCGCTTCACGGAGGTTTGTTACCTCCTGATCTACGGCCAGCGGCCGAGCCTCGAGGAGCTCGCGACGTTTCGTCAGAAGATGACGATGCACACGCTCATCCACGAGGACATGAAGAAGTTCTACGAAGGCTACCCGCCGAACGCCCACCCCATGGCGATCATGGCGGCGATGGTGGCGTCGCTGTCGAGCTTCTATCCCGACACCGAGAAGGATCTGGACCTCAACATCATTCGTATCCTGGCAAAGAGCAAGACGCTGGCCGCCTTCGCTTACAAAAAGAGCATCGGTCAGCCGTTCGTCTACCCACGCAACGACATGTCGTGGCCGGCCAACTTCCTGCGCATGATGTTCGCGGTTCCCGCGGCCGAATACGAGGTACCCAGCGCGTTCGAAGATGCGATGAACCTGCTCCTGATCTTGCACGCCGACCACGAACAGAATTGTTCCACCTCGACCATGCGCATGGTGGGCTCGAGCGAGGCCAACCTCTACGCCTCGCTGTCCGCGGCGATCTGTGCGCTCTGGGGCCCGCGCCACGGCGGCGCCAACCAGGCGGTGCTCGAAATGCTGGCGCAGCTTCAGGCCAGCGGCGGCGACTACAAGGGGTTCCTCGATCGCGTCAAGAGCGGAGACAGCAAGACCCGCCTGATGGGTTTCGGTCACCGCATCTACAAGAACTTCGACCCCCGAGCGCAGCTCTTGAAGACGGCGGCCGACCGCATCTTCAACGAGCTCGGCATTCACGACCCGCTGCTCGACCTGGCGAAGAACCTGGAAGAGATCGCGCTCAAGGACGAATACTTCGTGCAGCGCAAGCTGTACCCGAACGTCGACTTCTACAGCGGCATCATCTACCGCGCGATGAACATCCCCACCGACATGTTCACGGTGATGTTCACCCTGGGGCGCATCCCCGGCTGGATCGCGCACTACATGGAGCAGCGCAACGACCCGGACGGGTATCGAATCCACCGTCCCCGCCAGATCTACACGGGCGAGGTGCAGCGCACCTTCGAGGACTGGGGAACCCGCCGGCTGTGA
- the rnhA gene encoding ribonuclease HI: MTKAAADDGSVEIYTDGACSGNPGPGGWGALLQFRGSERELHGGEPGTTNNRMELMAAIMALESLTRPVKVRLHTDSKYVRDGITEWLPRWKARGWKTADKKPVKNVDLWQRLEAAIGDHQVEWRWVKGHSGHPENERADALARLGVEEQR, encoded by the coding sequence ATGACCAAGGCGGCAGCGGACGACGGCAGCGTCGAGATCTACACGGACGGCGCGTGCTCGGGAAATCCGGGGCCCGGGGGCTGGGGCGCACTCCTGCAGTTTCGCGGCTCGGAACGCGAGCTGCACGGAGGCGAACCGGGGACCACCAACAATCGCATGGAGCTGATGGCCGCCATCATGGCGCTCGAGTCCCTCACGCGACCCGTGAAGGTGAGGCTGCATACGGACAGCAAGTACGTCCGGGACGGCATCACCGAGTGGCTGCCGCGCTGGAAGGCGCGGGGCTGGAAGACCGCCGACAAGAAGCCCGTCAAGAACGTGGACCTCTGGCAGCGGCTCGAGGCAGCCATCGGCGACCACCAGGTCGAGTGGCGCTGGGTAAAGGGGCATTCCGGCCATCCGGAGAACGAGCGGGCCGACGCCCTCGCTCGGCTGGGTGTCGAAGAGCAGCGCTGA
- a CDS encoding redoxin domain-containing protein: MLLAAGTQAPDFSVLAHDGSTVRLSDLRGHPVVMWFYPKADTPG, translated from the coding sequence ATGCTGCTCGCCGCGGGGACCCAAGCACCGGATTTCTCGGTGCTCGCCCACGATGGGAGCACGGTGCGCCTCTCGGACCTCCGCGGTCACCCGGTGGTGATGTGGTTTTATCCGAAGGCCGACACCCCTGGCTGA
- a CDS encoding PDZ domain-containing protein, with amino-acid sequence MRTPTLILSALLLVAAPALAQPKPKARPPAKPPASAAPAKPPSSSWSFSFQSGRGRFGVQATDMTEELRDYFGAPKTTGVLVQRVQPGTPAAKAGLKVGDVITRVGNDSVESPSDVSRAIADKKKGETVPVSIVRGRRPLQLTAKLDSDPPADAGLDFDFSFDGFGDLFKGANPGASKRFFKQWQWKWPSDAADDQSSAPGAGRLDQRMKELEKRFREMEKRQHPAPGKTKP; translated from the coding sequence ATGCGCACGCCGACCCTGATCTTGTCCGCACTGCTCCTGGTCGCAGCCCCTGCCCTCGCGCAACCAAAACCCAAGGCTCGCCCGCCGGCCAAGCCACCCGCCAGCGCCGCGCCGGCAAAACCTCCGAGCTCGTCCTGGAGCTTTTCGTTCCAGAGTGGTCGAGGCCGCTTCGGGGTCCAGGCGACCGACATGACCGAGGAGCTGCGCGACTACTTCGGTGCGCCCAAGACCACGGGGGTGCTGGTGCAGCGGGTGCAGCCGGGCACTCCGGCGGCCAAGGCGGGGCTCAAGGTGGGCGACGTGATCACGCGTGTGGGCAACGACTCCGTCGAGAGCCCGAGCGACGTCTCCCGGGCCATCGCCGACAAAAAGAAGGGCGAGACCGTGCCGGTCAGCATCGTGCGCGGGCGTCGACCGCTGCAGCTGACGGCCAAGCTCGACTCCGATCCCCCGGCTGATGCCGGCCTCGATTTCGATTTCTCCTTCGACGGTTTCGGTGACCTGTTCAAGGGCGCCAACCCCGGCGCGAGCAAACGCTTCTTCAAGCAGTGGCAGTGGAAGTGGCCCAGTGATGCAGCCGACGACCAGAGCAGCGCGCCCGGTGCGGGCCGCCTCGACCAACGCATGAAGGAGCTCGAGAAGCGTTTCCGGGAAATGGAAAAGCGACAACACCCCGCGCCGGGCAAGACCAAGCCCTGA
- a CDS encoding SUMF1/EgtB/PvdO family nonheme iron enzyme — MTRVGKTCVDRWEAVLVVESTGGAHPYNQRPEQGVRYVARSASGVSPQAYINRIEAAAACEAAGKRLCTLGEWYRACRGQKGETWPYGWSEKRGACNVLKPHLLGKLFGNDPRRWDYMKHFNAPELNKTPGWLSKTGEHAECTNAAGTFDMVGNVHEWVSDVVDRTLEQKLPLRDDIRRKLDVNTGHGIFMGGFYSTGDEHGKGCGFVTIGHEPKYHDYSTGFRCCK; from the coding sequence ATGACCCGCGTCGGAAAGACCTGCGTCGATCGCTGGGAGGCCGTGCTCGTGGTCGAGAGCACCGGTGGAGCTCACCCGTACAACCAACGGCCCGAGCAGGGCGTGCGTTACGTTGCGCGTTCGGCGAGCGGGGTGTCCCCGCAGGCATACATCAATCGCATCGAAGCGGCGGCGGCGTGTGAGGCGGCGGGCAAACGTCTGTGCACGCTGGGCGAGTGGTACCGGGCGTGTCGCGGGCAGAAGGGTGAGACCTGGCCGTACGGGTGGAGCGAAAAACGCGGGGCCTGCAACGTGCTCAAGCCCCACCTGCTCGGCAAGCTCTTTGGTAACGATCCGCGGCGCTGGGACTACATGAAACACTTCAACGCGCCGGAGCTGAACAAAACCCCGGGCTGGTTGAGCAAGACCGGCGAGCACGCGGAGTGCACCAACGCGGCGGGCACTTTCGACATGGTGGGCAACGTGCACGAGTGGGTGAGCGACGTCGTAGACCGAACCCTCGAGCAGAAGCTGCCGCTGCGGGATGACATTCGGCGCAAGCTCGACGTCAACACGGGTCACGGCATCTTCATGGGCGGTTTCTACTCGACCGGCGACGAGCACGGTAAGGGCTGCGGGTTCGTGACCATCGGCCACGAGCCGAAATATCACGACTATTCGACCGGGTTTCGCTGCTGCAAGTGA
- a CDS encoding glutamine--tRNA ligase/YqeY domain fusion protein, which produces MTAELKPDRPKDFIREIIDSDLAAGRHQEVVTRFPPEPNGYLHIGHAKSICLNFGIAKDYGGACHLRFDDTNPSTEDIEYVEAIERDVRWLGFDWQDKLFYASDYYERLYSFAEELVAKGRAYVCDLDETQISEYRGTLTEPGKPSPFRERSPGENLELLRRMRGGEFPDGSRVLRAKIDMASPNMKLRDPLLYRIKHAHHYRTGDSWCLYPLYDFAHPLSDAIEGITHSICTLEFENNRDIYDWLMENLDVPARPHQYEFARLNLTYTVMSKRKLLQLVEQKHVSGWDDPRMPTIAGLRRRGITPEAMRAFATRVGVAKNNSTAEIALFEHTVRDDLNTISPRALCVLRPLKVVIENYPEAQVEELDAPLWPHDVPNEGSRKLAFSRELYLDRNDFSEAPPKDFFRLSPGKEVRLRHAYVIRCERVVKDAAGEITELRCSYDPTTRGGDSGARKVKGTIHWVSAAHAVDVEVRVYDRLFSSEFPGAQSGDPLTDLNPESLLVLQDCKAEAWLGAAKAGERFQFEREGFYFVDPVDAKPGAPVFNRIVALKDTWAKLSAKTESPSPARALKPAAKAAPSPVAQAELSPSAKALFDEHGLSPEDARALADSAPLSGWFEAALGVHKNARAVASWIVNELPADVRTGGTLGFGGRELGELVAMIDDGTLSGAMAKKVLAEMLETGRAPRAIVEQRGLKQIADPGAIEPIVDQILAENADAVARYRSGNKNVLGALTGMILRESKGQANPKLVNELLTKKLA; this is translated from the coding sequence GTGACCGCCGAACTCAAGCCTGATCGCCCCAAGGACTTCATCCGCGAGATCATCGACTCCGATCTCGCCGCGGGCCGCCACCAGGAGGTCGTGACGCGCTTTCCGCCCGAGCCCAACGGGTACCTCCACATCGGCCACGCCAAGAGCATTTGTCTGAACTTCGGCATCGCCAAGGACTACGGCGGCGCGTGCCACCTGCGCTTCGACGACACGAACCCGAGCACCGAGGACATCGAGTACGTCGAGGCCATCGAGCGCGACGTGCGCTGGCTGGGCTTCGACTGGCAGGACAAGCTGTTCTACGCCTCGGACTACTACGAGCGCCTGTACAGCTTCGCCGAAGAGCTCGTGGCGAAAGGGCGTGCGTACGTCTGTGATCTCGACGAGACGCAGATCAGCGAATACCGCGGCACCCTGACCGAGCCGGGCAAACCCAGCCCGTTCCGCGAGCGCAGCCCGGGCGAGAACCTCGAGCTTCTCCGGCGCATGCGCGGCGGCGAGTTCCCGGACGGCTCCCGGGTGTTGCGCGCCAAGATCGACATGGCGTCGCCGAACATGAAGCTGCGCGATCCGCTCCTCTACCGCATCAAACACGCACATCACTACCGCACCGGGGACAGCTGGTGCCTGTATCCGCTGTATGATTTCGCGCACCCGCTATCGGACGCCATCGAGGGCATCACCCACTCGATCTGCACGCTTGAGTTCGAGAACAACCGCGACATCTACGACTGGTTGATGGAGAACCTCGACGTGCCCGCCAGGCCACATCAGTATGAATTTGCGCGTCTGAACCTGACTTACACGGTGATGAGCAAACGCAAGCTGCTGCAGCTCGTGGAGCAGAAACACGTGAGCGGCTGGGACGATCCGCGCATGCCCACCATCGCCGGCTTGCGGCGCCGGGGCATCACGCCCGAGGCCATGCGTGCGTTTGCGACCCGCGTCGGGGTCGCAAAGAACAACAGCACCGCCGAGATTGCGCTGTTCGAACATACGGTGCGGGACGATCTGAACACCATCTCGCCGCGAGCGCTGTGTGTGCTCCGCCCGCTGAAGGTGGTGATCGAGAACTACCCCGAGGCGCAGGTCGAGGAGCTCGACGCCCCACTCTGGCCCCATGACGTGCCCAACGAGGGCAGCCGCAAGCTGGCGTTTTCCCGTGAGCTCTACCTCGACCGCAACGACTTCTCCGAGGCGCCGCCGAAGGACTTCTTCCGCCTCTCGCCGGGCAAAGAGGTGCGCCTTCGACACGCCTACGTGATCCGATGTGAGCGGGTCGTGAAGGACGCGGCCGGGGAAATCACGGAGCTTCGCTGCAGCTACGATCCCACGACCCGCGGCGGGGACAGCGGCGCGCGCAAGGTGAAGGGCACGATCCACTGGGTCAGCGCCGCCCACGCCGTCGACGTCGAGGTGCGGGTGTATGATCGCCTATTTTCTTCGGAGTTTCCCGGCGCACAGAGCGGCGATCCCCTCACCGATCTGAACCCGGAGTCCCTGCTCGTGCTCCAGGATTGCAAGGCCGAGGCGTGGCTCGGCGCGGCCAAGGCCGGTGAGCGATTTCAGTTCGAGCGTGAAGGATTTTATTTCGTCGATCCCGTCGACGCCAAACCCGGCGCACCGGTGTTCAACCGCATCGTCGCGCTCAAGGACACCTGGGCCAAGCTCAGCGCCAAGACCGAGAGTCCGTCCCCCGCGCGTGCGCTCAAACCCGCTGCGAAAGCCGCGCCGAGCCCCGTGGCGCAGGCCGAGCTCAGCCCGAGCGCGAAGGCCCTGTTCGACGAACACGGCCTGTCCCCGGAGGACGCCAGGGCGCTCGCCGACTCGGCTCCGCTCAGCGGTTGGTTCGAGGCCGCGCTCGGCGTGCACAAGAACGCCCGCGCCGTCGCCAGCTGGATCGTCAACGAGCTTCCGGCGGACGTCCGCACTGGCGGCACTCTCGGCTTCGGAGGGCGGGAGCTCGGCGAGCTCGTGGCCATGATCGACGACGGCACGCTGAGCGGCGCCATGGCCAAGAAGGTGCTCGCCGAGATGCTCGAGACCGGCAGGGCGCCGCGCGCGATCGTGGAGCAGCGTGGCCTGAAACAGATCGCCGATCCGGGGGCAATCGAGCCCATCGTCGACCAGATCCTCGCTGAGAACGCCGACGCCGTCGCGCGCTACCGCTCCGGAAACAAGAACGTGCTCGGTGCGCTGACGGGCATGATCTTGAGGGAGTCGAAGGGGCAGGCGAACCCCAAGCTCGTGAACGAGCTCTTGACCAAGAAGCTGGCGTGA
- a CDS encoding peroxiredoxin — protein MQGCGFRDRIREFEEKGAVILGVSFDSVEENRAFAEKFSFPYQLLSDTDRAIGVAYGAAASADSGAAKRISYLIGPDGVIVEAWASVDVKNHAGDVLGKL, from the coding sequence ATCCAAGGGTGCGGGTTCCGTGACCGAATCCGTGAGTTCGAGGAGAAGGGCGCCGTGATCTTGGGTGTCTCCTTCGACAGCGTCGAAGAGAACCGAGCCTTCGCCGAGAAGTTCTCGTTTCCCTACCAGCTCCTGTCGGACACCGACCGAGCCATCGGCGTCGCCTACGGAGCGGCGGCGTCGGCGGACTCGGGCGCGGCCAAGCGCATCAGCTACCTGATCGGGCCGGACGGTGTGATCGTGGAAGCCTGGGCCAGTGTCGACGTGAAGAACCACGCCGGCGACGTGCTCGGAAAGCTGTAA
- a CDS encoding DUF362 domain-containing protein yields the protein MPNRDPSNPSLSRRSLLGGTAALATASLAPSAGADEPASLAAKPPAGFKPMTKTGRIVKVTKGNDFPSLMQPNLLWPKADVAKNMVERALMELTGAPNLVEALGKFIHKDDVVAIKPNGIAGQSGATMAANAEVVMPIIHGLIALGVPPEKITVYEQFPSYMKGTRIGGKGNKLPAGVKTGIHMNSLVAMPETVIYKNVKTQYVKFLTEATAVIDVTQIKDHSICGFTGCLKNMTHGSITNPGKHHGAGAHAQIAALYNHEIMRSRVRLHIVDAFKIMYDKGPLDKDPKRRIPYGAVFATTDPVAMDTIGWKIVDNARKENGMKSLAQVGREPKFIAKAADLGLGAHAESKIKLSEVAL from the coding sequence ATGCCGAATCGAGACCCGTCAAATCCCAGCCTTTCGCGTCGCTCTTTGCTGGGCGGCACCGCCGCGCTGGCCACCGCGTCCCTGGCCCCGAGCGCCGGCGCTGACGAACCCGCGAGCCTCGCGGCGAAGCCCCCGGCGGGCTTCAAACCCATGACCAAGACGGGTCGCATCGTGAAGGTGACGAAGGGGAATGATTTTCCGTCGCTGATGCAGCCCAACCTGCTCTGGCCGAAGGCAGACGTCGCCAAGAACATGGTCGAGCGGGCGCTGATGGAGCTGACCGGCGCGCCGAACCTGGTCGAAGCGTTGGGCAAGTTCATCCACAAGGACGACGTCGTTGCGATCAAGCCGAACGGCATCGCCGGTCAGTCCGGCGCTACCATGGCGGCCAACGCCGAGGTGGTGATGCCGATCATCCACGGGCTGATCGCGCTCGGCGTGCCGCCCGAGAAGATCACCGTGTACGAGCAGTTTCCGAGTTACATGAAGGGCACGCGCATCGGCGGCAAGGGCAACAAACTTCCGGCAGGCGTCAAGACCGGCATTCACATGAACAGCCTGGTCGCGATGCCCGAGACCGTGATCTACAAGAACGTGAAGACGCAGTACGTGAAGTTCCTGACCGAGGCGACGGCGGTGATCGACGTCACGCAGATCAAGGACCACTCGATCTGCGGTTTCACCGGCTGCCTCAAGAACATGACCCACGGCTCCATCACCAATCCGGGCAAACACCACGGCGCCGGGGCGCACGCGCAGATTGCCGCGCTATACAACCACGAGATCATGCGCAGCCGCGTGCGCCTGCACATCGTGGACGCCTTCAAGATCATGTACGACAAGGGGCCGCTCGACAAAGACCCGAAGCGGCGCATTCCTTACGGGGCAGTCTTTGCCACGACGGATCCGGTCGCGATGGACACCATCGGCTGGAAGATCGTGGACAACGCCCGCAAAGAGAACGGCATGAAGTCGCTGGCTCAGGTCGGGCGCGAGCCGAAGTTCATCGCAAAGGCCGCAGATCTGGGGCTAGGAGCCCACGCCGAGAGCAAGATCAAACTCTCGGAAGTCGCGCTCTGA
- a CDS encoding VOC family protein, producing MGHAVNWFQISGSDGKSLQNFYKKVFAWKLGPSPGGDGMGMVAAEPGGIPGGIAAAMNGQSQVTVYVSVTDIDAHLKKISKAGGKPAMPKMELPAGMGFISGFIDPAGNWVGLWQAGAPPVAKRSRKPSPAAKKPAAKKPAAKQATAKKAAKKSAKAAAKAPAKQKASKKRRR from the coding sequence ATGGGACACGCAGTGAACTGGTTTCAGATCTCGGGTTCGGATGGAAAATCGCTGCAGAATTTCTACAAGAAGGTCTTCGCCTGGAAGCTCGGCCCGTCGCCAGGTGGTGACGGCATGGGCATGGTGGCAGCGGAGCCCGGGGGGATCCCGGGTGGGATCGCCGCGGCGATGAACGGTCAGAGTCAAGTCACGGTCTACGTGAGCGTCACCGACATCGACGCGCACCTGAAGAAGATCTCCAAGGCGGGCGGCAAACCCGCGATGCCGAAGATGGAGCTGCCCGCGGGCATGGGGTTCATCTCCGGTTTCATCGACCCGGCCGGAAACTGGGTGGGTCTGTGGCAAGCCGGAGCGCCGCCAGTGGCGAAGCGGTCGCGCAAGCCGAGCCCCGCTGCGAAGAAGCCCGCTGCGAAGAAGCCGGCCGCGAAGCAGGCGACTGCCAAGAAGGCCGCCAAGAAATCGGCGAAGGCCGCGGCCAAAGCGCCCGCGAAGCAGAAGGCCTCGAAGAAGCGGCGGCGCTGA
- a CDS encoding AI-2E family transporter, whose amino-acid sequence MQPQKREIILSRSFYFIAAIAAVGFGLYALREVLTPIFLAFTIAYIFQPVVARLERWGVPRGLGIAIVLLSFTSAITAFLLLVIPEVAKDVASVARELPGHAKNALSRLEPILKQQGIAIPHTADEWIDQLKSRADSLSPGQLAPVGNALKALIGGTVSAIGAAVGALIVPILAVYLLADFDHMVEGIHRLVPLRYRDTVASYATEVDSTLSQFMRGQLTVMVILAALYGGSYLALGVRLAIPIGIAAGILNFVPYVGGAFALVAGILMSLLGGGGAGQIAGVVVAYAVVQTLEGFVITPRIVGESVGLREVWVLLALFVGGEVFGVLGVLLAVPAAAVLKIFVSRAIEAYQESGLFLAPATAEGLAPGAPAVAIGAHADRVSGRDPPADDGGATLTDQTSAVAEHEAPGPDAEPDADDARDADGADSSAPSETEPDAADGEDPDSVS is encoded by the coding sequence TTGCAGCCGCAAAAACGCGAGATAATCCTCAGCCGAAGTTTCTACTTCATCGCCGCCATCGCGGCGGTGGGATTCGGGCTGTATGCGCTGCGCGAGGTGCTCACGCCGATCTTCCTGGCGTTCACCATTGCCTACATCTTTCAGCCGGTCGTGGCCCGACTCGAGCGCTGGGGCGTGCCTCGGGGGCTCGGCATTGCGATCGTGCTCCTGTCGTTCACATCCGCCATCACCGCGTTCCTGCTGCTGGTGATCCCGGAGGTGGCGAAGGACGTTGCCAGCGTCGCGCGGGAGCTACCGGGCCACGCCAAGAACGCGCTGAGCAGGCTCGAACCAATCCTGAAACAACAAGGCATCGCGATCCCACACACCGCCGACGAGTGGATCGATCAGCTGAAGAGCCGGGCAGATTCCCTCTCCCCGGGCCAGCTCGCGCCGGTGGGCAACGCGCTCAAGGCGCTGATCGGTGGAACCGTGTCCGCGATCGGCGCTGCGGTTGGAGCGCTGATCGTGCCGATTCTCGCCGTGTATCTGCTCGCGGACTTCGACCACATGGTCGAAGGGATCCATCGCCTGGTTCCGCTGCGCTACCGCGACACCGTGGCTTCGTACGCGACCGAAGTGGATTCCACGCTCAGCCAGTTCATGCGCGGACAGCTGACCGTCATGGTGATCCTCGCGGCCTTGTACGGCGGTTCGTATTTGGCTCTCGGGGTGCGTTTGGCCATTCCCATCGGCATCGCCGCCGGGATTTTGAACTTCGTACCGTACGTCGGCGGAGCTTTTGCGCTCGTCGCCGGCATCTTGATGTCCCTGCTCGGCGGCGGCGGAGCGGGTCAGATCGCCGGCGTCGTCGTTGCCTACGCGGTCGTGCAGACCCTCGAAGGTTTTGTGATCACCCCACGCATCGTCGGCGAGAGCGTCGGCCTGCGCGAGGTCTGGGTGCTCTTGGCCCTATTCGTGGGCGGGGAAGTGTTCGGAGTACTCGGGGTGCTTCTGGCCGTTCCGGCGGCGGCGGTCCTCAAGATCTTCGTGTCGAGGGCCATCGAGGCATACCAAGAGAGTGGGCTGTTCCTCGCCCCGGCAACCGCAGAGGGGTTGGCGCCGGGGGCCCCGGCCGTCGCTATCGGAGCCCACGCGGACCGGGTGTCCGGGAGGGACCCGCCGGCGGACGACGGCGGTGCGACGCTCACCGACCAAACGAGCGCAGTCGCAGAACATGAAGCGCCGGGACCCGACGCCGAGCCGGACGCCGACGACGCGCGGGATGCCGACGGCGCTGACAGCTCCGCTCCCTCTGAGACCGAACCGGACGCAGCGGACGGCGAAGACCCCGATAGCGTGAGCTGA
- a CDS encoding CDP-alcohol phosphatidyltransferase family protein — protein sequence MPHYRAKDLLLVPSLLSLTRVPLAVGFVLALNHPWLELAILAAAGATDVLDGFWARRHGQVTATGAVVDPITDKLFVLTVVGSLIATSRLTPGSVLLLATREIAEAPLVAWWALSQAKRRARVEQPMANVPGKLATVLQFITIGMAMFRAPYTAEMIWVTAVAGALAALSYWLRDLRTTSSRTDAR from the coding sequence ATGCCGCACTATCGAGCCAAGGACCTGCTGCTAGTCCCGAGCCTGCTCAGCCTCACCCGTGTTCCCTTGGCGGTTGGCTTCGTCTTGGCGCTCAACCACCCGTGGCTCGAGCTCGCGATCCTGGCCGCGGCCGGCGCGACCGACGTGCTCGACGGGTTCTGGGCACGCCGTCATGGACAGGTCACCGCGACGGGTGCCGTGGTCGATCCGATCACGGACAAACTGTTCGTGCTCACGGTGGTCGGTTCATTGATCGCAACGAGCCGACTCACGCCCGGCTCCGTGCTGCTGCTTGCGACGCGAGAGATTGCCGAGGCCCCGCTGGTAGCCTGGTGGGCCCTCTCGCAGGCGAAGCGGCGCGCGCGCGTGGAGCAACCCATGGCCAACGTGCCGGGCAAGCTGGCTACGGTGTTGCAGTTCATCACCATCGGGATGGCCATGTTCCGTGCGCCCTACACCGCCGAGATGATCTGGGTGACGGCCGTCGCAGGAGCGCTCGCAGCGCTCAGCTATTGGCTCAGAGATCTGCGCACGACGTCGAGCCGCACCGACGCCCGCTGA
- a CDS encoding TlpA family protein disulfide reductase, whose protein sequence is MTDEAPARDDADPQPPSAPKPKPKPARIPWRKRVFRIAIELGLVVLVYVGVTSWQERKLLGDYSDAPAFSLTALDGSRVQLRELRGKRVLLHFWATWCGVCRQEHAALNSVQAGLGKDEVLLSVVADSEDPDAVRKYVAEAGLRYPVLLADAKVVRDYRVGAFPTNYFLDKTGKIVDHTVGMSSRFGMDLRLGCAR, encoded by the coding sequence GTGACGGACGAGGCCCCCGCCCGAGACGACGCGGACCCGCAGCCGCCGTCAGCGCCCAAGCCCAAGCCCAAGCCCGCGCGGATCCCCTGGCGCAAACGTGTCTTCCGAATCGCCATCGAGCTCGGGCTCGTGGTCCTGGTCTACGTCGGCGTGACGTCGTGGCAGGAGCGCAAGTTGCTGGGCGACTACAGCGACGCTCCGGCGTTTTCGTTGACCGCGCTCGACGGCAGCCGGGTGCAGCTCCGCGAGCTGCGCGGCAAACGCGTGCTGCTCCACTTCTGGGCAACCTGGTGCGGGGTCTGCCGGCAGGAGCACGCTGCGCTCAACTCGGTGCAGGCCGGCCTCGGCAAGGACGAGGTCTTGCTGAGTGTCGTCGCCGATTCGGAAGACCCGGACGCGGTGCGAAAGTACGTGGCGGAGGCCGGGCTCCGCTACCCGGTGCTGCTCGCCGACGCGAAGGTAGTGCGCGACTATCGCGTCGGCGCCTTTCCGACCAACTACTTCCTCGACAAGACCGGAAAGATCGTCGACCACACGGTCGGCATGAGCAGCAGGTTTGGGATGGATCTGCGCCTCGGCTGCGCGCGATAA